A stretch of Fulvia fulva chromosome 4, complete sequence DNA encodes these proteins:
- a CDS encoding Pre-mRNA-processing factor 39, with the protein MAELYQLNEQVATDPENFELWEKLVAESEAQEGGLSRNSSPQAIAATRDTYDRFLARFPLFFGYWKKYADLEFAIGGTEAAEMVYERGVASIGISVDLWANYCAFKVETSHDADVIRE; encoded by the exons ATGGCCGAATTGTACCAGCTCAACGAGCAGGTAGCCACCGATCCCGAAAACTTCGAGCTGTGGGAGAAGCTGGTCGCAGAGAGCGAAGCACAAGAAGGAGGACTCAGTCGCAACTCGAGTCCACAAGCGATCGCTGCGACTCGCGATACGTACGATCGCTTTCTTGCGCGCTTTCCGCTGTTTTTCGGGTACTGGAAGAAATATGCCGACCTAGAGTTTGCGATAGGCGGCACCGAGGCTGCTGAAATG GTCTACGAGCGCGGCGTCGCTAGTATCGGCATTTCAGTCGACCTGTGGGCCAACTACTGCGCCTTCAAGGTCGAGACGAGCCACGATGCAGATGTGATCCGAGAGTAA
- a CDS encoding Pre-mRNA-processing factor 39 produces MAAQRPLPDIAPEEVIARLRDEIAQDTTLKSKDPTAVEKELRSKISAYHMEIFTRTQNETTKRWTYEQEIKRPYYHVTDLDDAQIVNWRKYLDFEEMEGDYTRTKFLYERCLVTCANYDEFWYRYARWTMGQADKSKVILDEEVRNIYRRASCTYVTITQPEIRLHYARFEESLGKADTAIAIHEAILQHLPSHLETIVSLANTHRRQYGLQPAIDVLKNHISNSSLTPVRGSLIVEQARLIWKVKGNADEARNVFKSSRQPDSKAFWAGWLDFEIAQPTSEKTESATYECIKAVYQDIRKSLLRSKDIRELASRYLAYLDGRGGKEAMAEWTEIDKEINGPISISNTSAATSKATLENGPKAR; encoded by the coding sequence ATGGCGGCGCAACGACCGCTTCCTGACATCGCACCAGAGGAAGTCATCGCACGGTTACGAGACGAGATTGCACAGGATACCACCCTCAAGTCCAAGGATCCAACAGCCGTCGAAAAGGAGCTTCGGAGCAAGATCTCAGCATACCACATGGAGATCTTCACTCGAACGCAAAACGAGACGACGAAGCGCTGGACCTACGAACAGGAGATTAAGCGTCCTTACTATCACGTGACTGACCTTGACGATGCACAAATTGTAAACTGGAGAAAGTACCTGGACTTCGAGGAGATGGAGGGCGACTACACACGAACAAAGTTCCTCTACGAGAGGTGTCTTGTGACGTGTGCCAATTACGATGAGTTCTGGTATCGATATGCCAGGTGGACCATGGGTCAAGCAGACAAGTCGAAAGTGATCTTGGACGAGGAAGTGCGGAACATCTATCGCCGTGCAAGCTGTACCTACGTCACGATCACACAACCCGAGATCCGCCTGCACTATGCGAGGTTTGAGGAGTCGCTTGGCAAAGCTGACACTGCCATTGCCATTCACGAGGCAATCCTGCAGCATCTCCCAAGTCACCTCGAGACCATTGTGTCGCTAGCCAACACACATCGCCGCCAGTACGGCCTGCAGCCAGCCATAGATGTGCTTAAGAACCACATCAGCAACTCGAGCTTGACACCAGTTCGAGGTTCGCTAATCGTTGAGCAGGCTCGCCTTATCTGGAAGGTGAAAGGAAACGCCGATGAAGCTCGCAACGTCTTCAAATCCAGTCGACAGCCCGATAGCAAGGCTTTCTGGGCCGGCTGGCTGGACTTTGAGATCGCGCAGCCAACATCGGAAAAGACTGAATCGGCTACGTATGAGTGTATTAAGGCGGTGTACCAGGATATTCGAAAGTCTTTGCTGCGGTCGAAGGATATTCGCGAACTCGCATCACGCTACTTGGCTTACTTGGACGGACGTGGAGGCAAGGAGGCAATGGCAGAATGGACGGAGATCGACAAGGAGATCAATGGCCCCATCAGCATCTCCAACACAAGTGCTGCGACCTCGAAAGCTACGCTCGAAAATGGACCCAAGGCGAGGTAA